A window of Pectinophora gossypiella chromosome 12, ilPecGoss1.1, whole genome shotgun sequence contains these coding sequences:
- the LOC126371583 gene encoding histidine-rich glycoprotein-like, with translation MRGLVVACGLLVLLAVVSARDLREKRDADLETAASHHGGKWDKGGGHEHHGHHHHEHGDHHHKGHKGHHEHHHGKHGHHHHEGHKGHHGEHGGHKKHHHHDEGHHHHHHHGEKGDHGHGHHEHGHFHKGHDTKGHHGVEKHDEFKKHKHFHHHHGDKGHHEHHGGHHHEGGYKKGGHHHKGHKHGGHHEHHHGKKGHHEHGGHHHHHKGHHGEHGHHEHHHGHHDHGKKGGHEHHKSWHHKG, from the exons ATGAGAGGTCTTGTGGTAGCTTGTGGGCTTCTGGTCCTCTTGGCTGTTGTATCAGCTAGGGATTTGAGGGAGAAGCGAGATGCGGACTTAGAAACCGCAGCTTCCCATCATGGTGGGAAGTGGGACAAGGGTGGTGGTCACGAGCACCACGGTCACCATCACCACGAACACGGCGATCACCACCACAAGGGACACAAAG gTCATCACGAGCATCATCACGGGAAACACGGTCACCACCACCACGAAGGGCATAAGGGGCATCACGGCGAGCACGGCGGCCACaagaagcatcatcatcatgatgaagggcaccatcatcatcaccatcacgGGGAGAAAGGTGACCACGGCCACGGGCATCACGAGCACGGACACTTCCACAAAGGACACGACACGAAAGGACATCACGGCGTTGAGAAGCATGACGAGTTCAAGAAGCATAAACACTTCCATCATCATCACGGGGACAAGGGTCATCATGAGCATCATGGAGGACACCATCACGAGGGTGGCTACAAGAAGGGCGGTCATCATCACAAAGGACACAAGCACGGAGGTCACCATGAGCATCACCATGGCAAGAAGGGTCATCATGAGCACGGAGGTCATCACCATCACCACAAAGGTCATCACGGGGAACACGGTCACCACGAGCACCATCACGGTCACCATGATCACGGCAAGAAGGGCGGTCACGAACACCACAAGAGCTGGCACCACAAGGGTTAA